The [Actinobacillus] rossii genome contains a region encoding:
- a CDS encoding CRISPR-associated Cas2 family protein has translation MSENVFMRMIVLFDLPVTTKAKMRAANQFRQFLLKDGYQMLQLSIYTRIVRGRDSMEKHHKRLVDHLPEEGSIRCLAITEKQFASMEILVGEKKMQEKKVNSDQLLLFKSCFFMQ, from the coding sequence ATGAGTGAGAATGTGTTTATGCGTATGATTGTGCTATTTGATTTGCCTGTAACAACGAAAGCTAAAATGCGAGCAGCAAACCAATTTCGGCAATTTTTGCTAAAAGATGGTTATCAAATGCTACAACTTTCAATTTATACCAGAATTGTACGTGGTCGCGATTCAATGGAAAAACATCATAAAAGATTAGTTGATCATTTACCTGAAGAAGGCTCTATTCGTTGTTTAGCCATTACAGAAAAGCAATTTGCAAGCATGGAAATTCTTGTGGGAGAGAAAAAAATGCAAGAAAAAAAGGTCAATTCAGACCAACTTTTACTATTTAAAAGTTGTTTTTTTATGCAATAA
- a CDS encoding CRISPR-associated Cas1 family protein encodes MTWRSILISKGGKLSLQKNQMLIQQEGNEFTVPLEDIAIVVVDSRETVITIPLLSAFGLYGITFLTCDDQFLPCGQWLPFNQYHRQLKNLKLQLETSLPQKKQLWQAIVQQKIRNQAKVLEICQFKAASERLFKMAELVKSGDKDNLEAQSAVIYFQVLFGKGFKRTEDENSVNSALNYGYTVMRSAVARAVVLYGWLPQMGLFHHSELNAFNLADDFIEPFRPLVDLLVFELSYQDQLGINLSPNLKQQLIKVLNYQLLFKQEKVNALTAIDRTIGSFQSALVSKNPSLLKLPEILPLAEHQYE; translated from the coding sequence ATGACGTGGCGTAGTATTTTAATTAGCAAGGGCGGTAAACTTTCTTTGCAGAAAAATCAAATGCTGATTCAACAAGAAGGAAATGAATTTACTGTACCATTGGAAGATATTGCGATTGTAGTGGTGGATAGTCGGGAAACGGTTATCACGATTCCCTTATTATCTGCTTTTGGTTTATACGGCATTACGTTTTTAACTTGTGATGATCAATTTCTACCCTGTGGGCAATGGTTACCTTTTAATCAATATCATCGTCAGCTAAAAAATTTAAAGTTACAGCTAGAAACAAGCTTGCCCCAGAAAAAACAACTTTGGCAGGCAATTGTTCAACAAAAAATTCGCAATCAAGCTAAAGTGCTCGAAATTTGCCAATTTAAAGCAGCGTCAGAACGGTTATTTAAGATGGCTGAGTTAGTAAAATCAGGAGATAAAGATAATTTAGAAGCACAAAGTGCGGTCATTTATTTTCAAGTTTTATTTGGTAAAGGATTTAAGCGAACTGAAGATGAAAATTCGGTAAATAGTGCATTAAATTATGGTTATACCGTGATGCGTTCTGCCGTAGCTCGTGCTGTTGTATTATATGGGTGGCTGCCACAAATGGGCTTGTTTCATCATAGCGAACTGAATGCTTTTAATCTTGCTGATGATTTCATTGAGCCATTTCGTCCATTAGTTGATTTATTGGTTTTTGAATTGAGTTACCAAGATCAATTGGGTATAAATTTATCACCGAATTTAAAACAACAATTAATCAAGGTATTAAATTATCAACTTTTATTTAAACAAGAAAAAGTTAATGCATTAACTGCGATTGATCGGACAATTGGGTCTTTTCAATCAGCACTCGTCAGTAAAAATCCGAGTTTGCTCAAATTACCAGAAATTTTACCGCTTGCGGAGCATCAATATGAGTGA